The Salmo trutta unplaced genomic scaffold, fSalTru1.1, whole genome shotgun sequence genome has a window encoding:
- the LOC115184018 gene encoding neuropilin-1-like translates to MTTLPDTATTTLPRLEETTAASRGPGTTVWSLGGLCDFESSLCGWILDSVSELRWSLHSGSLSSGRTPSLDLPLSLPKDDVGNFLHIEASPRTERQRARLVSPAVGPEKGPMCLLFNYQLQGPENQGQGSLRILLRDNDREETLLWALRGDQGPVWKEGRTILPQSPKEYQVVIEGFFEHSNRGHIWIDNIHMSSSTELEQCTQPFAAFPPDMTGGALPGVSEPTVETEVSVQPIPLFWYYVMAGVGGLLLLASVILVMVLCCHRYQLAAKKNSQHSVSYQSAHYHSSHYGPGPNHNHYPGPGGVMSTHYPNRGPLSGLGLAGPTAPLMEPMLSIRLEKEDEHRGSHC, encoded by the exons ATGACTACTCTTCCTGACACTGCCACAACCACCCTGCCTAGACTAGAGGAGACCACCGCTGCCTCGAGAGGACCAG gcaCTACCGTGTGGTCTCTGGGCGGTTTGTGTGACTTTGAATCCAGCCTGTGTGGCTGGATCCTAGACAGCGTGTCAGAGCTGAGATGGTCTCTCCACAGCGGCAGCCTCTCGTCTGGTCGAACACCTAGTCTggatctacctctctctctgcccaaagACG ACGTGGGTAACTTCCTCCACATCGAGGCCAGCCCCAGGACAGAGAGACAACGAGCCCGTCTGGTGAGCCCCGCGGTGGGGCCTGAGAAAGGCCCGATGTGCCTGCTCTTCAACTACCAGCTCCAGGGGCCCGAGAACCAGGGACAGGGGTCCCTCAGGATCCTCCTCAGAGACAACGACCGGGAGGAGACTCTGCTCTGGGCCCTCAGAGGAGACCAGGGACCCGTGTGGAAGGAGGGTCGTACCATCCTGCCCCAGTCACCCAAAGAGTACCAG GTGGTGATTGAGGGCTTCTTTGAACACAGCAATAGAGGACACATCTGGATAGACAACATCCACATGAGCTCTAGTACTGAGCTGGAACAGTGCACAC AACCCTTCGCTGCATTCCCTCCTGACATGACTG GGGGAGCTCTTCCTGGTGTCAGTGAGCCCACAGTAGAAACAGAGGTGTCAGTGCAGCCCATCCCCCTATTCTGGTATTATGTAATGGCCGGCGTTGGAGGCCTGTTGCTCCTGGCATCAGTCATTCTGGTCATGGTTCTCTGTTGTCACCGCTATCAACTAGCAGCAAAGAAGAACAGCCAGCATTCAGTGTCCTACCAGAGTGCCCACTACCACAGCAGCCACTACGGCCCCGGGCCTAACCACAACCACTACCCCGGACCCGGGGGTGTTATGTCGACCCACTACCCCAACAGAGGGCCTCTTTCTGGGCTGGGGCTGGCAGGACCCACCGCACCTTTAATGGAGCCCATGCTGTCTATCAGGCTGGAGAAGGAGGATGAGCATCGAGGCTCCCATTGCTGA